The Mucilaginibacter sp. PAMB04168 genome contains the following window.
TTTTTAATGATAATTTCGTTTCCGTTATCGCAAACTCTATTTCCATATATTGCTGAAGCATTTTCCAAAAATGTGCAGAAAGGTATACAATTAGTACAAAAAATTATGCCTATCGTTGTATACTTTACAATATGCTGCTCTTTGTTTGCGTTTATCTTCGGCGGTTATTTTATAAAACTATTTTATGGCGATAAATTTGTGAGTTCAATTCTGGTCTTCAGGATACTAACTATTGTGCCTGTCTTATCTTACATAAATACACTATTATGTTTACAAACTATGGTGGTGTTAAAAATGGACAAAGCATTGCTTAAGATCATATTTTTTTGCGGTGTAATCAGCGTCTTTTTAAATTTAATAATGATACATTTCTTTGGTTATGTTGGCAGTGCTTTCTCCTGGATAATAACGGAAATGTTTATCGCACTGTTGTCATACTATAGTTTAAAACGAAGTGGATATGATATGTTTTCACCTTATTACTTTAATATTTTTAATGCGGTGAATGAGATAAAAGGATTGGGCAGGCAATTTATGTCAAAAAAAAGAACAAGTAGCAATTTATAGAACTTAACTTTGAGACGAATACTTACAAAGTTCTTTTATTACTTAGGTGTAATTATCGGATACTGCTTTACAGAAAAGTTGTTGAATAACATTCTATTTGTAGTAAATCATTTAAAGGCGGGGCTTCTATTTAGTAAATTTAAGTCATGTGGTAAAAATTTATACATCGAAGCTCCGGTTAAAGTCATAGGAGGCAAGAACATCGTTATTGGTAATAATTGTAGTATATATGCTCGAACTAGGTTTGAAACATTCAAGTACTCTGATAAACACACGCCTGAACTGATAATAGGTGATAATGTGAACATTATATTTGATTGCCATATCGGATGCGTAAATAAAGTTATTATAGGAAACAATGTTTTGATTGCAAGCAAGGTGTTTATAACTGATCATTATCATGGAGAAATTACGAAAACCGGAATTGCTATGCCCCCATCCGAAAGACCGATATATTCTAAAGGCCCAGTTATAATAGAAGATAATGTTTGGATAGGAGAAGGAGTTGCAATTATGCCGAATATAACAATTGGAAGAAATTGTATCATTGGGGCAAATTCAGTTGTTACTAAAAGCTTCCCCCAAAATTCTATTTTAGCTGGCGTCCCTGCTAAATTAATTAAAGTTGTCTAAAAATTAGCATGAGAATATCAGCAGCAGTCGTAGTTTACAATCCAGACATAAGTGAATTAATTTATAACATAAAATCTTATATTAATGTTGTAGATAAGGTTATAGTTTGGCAAAATACGCTTGTTGATCAAATTCAACTTCGAAATTCATTCGTTGACGTGTTTGATAAAATCGTTTTTTTAGGTAACGGAAGAAATGTAGGTATCGGAGCTGGTTTGAATGGTGCGGTTAAGTGGTCTATAAACAATAGCTATACTCATATATTAACTTTGGACCAAGATAGCTGCTTTGAATCAAAGTATCTGACATTCTATTTAGACACGATAAATAAAAATACCGACCAGTCAATCGGAATTTTTGGCGTAAATCCTTTGTGTCATGCTGAACTGGTTTTTTCACAATCGACGCATTTGTTGGACGTCACAGATACAATAACGTCAGGTTCGGTGTTTCCTCTTGAAGTATTTGAAAAATGTGGGTACTTTAACGAAGACATGTTTATAGATGCCGTTGATTACGAATTTTGTTACAGGGCAAAAAAATACAACGGTCTAAAAACGGTGATAATTACAAATGCCGTAATGACACATGAAGTTGGCTACAGTAAAAAGACCGTTTGGGGATTTTCGACTGTTAACTATTCAAGTTTCAGAACTTATTATATCGTACGAAATCAAACCCTTATTTGGAGACAGTACCCAGAATATTTTTCATATCAATACAAAAAAACGTTGATAATGCAGCACATAATTTTTCGTGCCATAAAAATTATAATGGCTGAGTCAGATAAATTCGAGAAAATTAAATCGATATTTAAAGGAATAAAAGATGGATTGTTCGGGAAATTATTATTTTCGGTTAAAATCCATAATTAATTATACAATATGGGAAGAAAAGTAGTATTCACAATAGCAGCTAAAAATTATTTAGGTCAGGCTAAAGCGTTAGGATATTCAATAAAGGAAACAAATCCTGAAGTTGACTTTCATATCTTGCTAGCCGATGAAATTGATGGACATGATTTACAGGCTTCGGACTTTACTTTAGTTGAGGCAAAAACCTTGGGTATAAAGAAGTTCCATGAAATGGCTTTTAAATATAATGTGGTTGAATACAGCACAT
Protein-coding sequences here:
- a CDS encoding DapH/DapD/GlmU-related protein; this translates as MRRILTKFFYYLGVIIGYCFTEKLLNNILFVVNHLKAGLLFSKFKSCGKNLYIEAPVKVIGGKNIVIGNNCSIYARTRFETFKYSDKHTPELIIGDNVNIIFDCHIGCVNKVIIGNNVLIASKVFITDHYHGEITKTGIAMPPSERPIYSKGPVIIEDNVWIGEGVAIMPNITIGRNCIIGANSVVTKSFPQNSILAGVPAKLIKVV